In a genomic window of Candidatus Margulisiibacteriota bacterium:
- the ftsE gene encoding cell division ATP-binding protein FtsE — MIELINVSKAFPSGIDALHNINLTIGKEEFVFLVGSSGAGKTTLLKMLYREERPTSGKVVVDRVNVAELDSNQVPFLRRNIGVVFQDFKLLPRRTVYENVAFALRVTGAPRSTIRRKAMQSLELVNMLRRANAFPDELSGGEKQRVCIARAIVNNPPILLADEPTGNLDPTTSWEILQLLDKINKRNTTVVIATHNKSIVDEMKRRVVELEGGRLVRDQQLGSYNV, encoded by the coding sequence ATGATCGAGCTGATCAATGTTTCCAAGGCATTTCCCAGCGGCATCGACGCCCTGCACAATATTAACCTGACCATCGGCAAGGAGGAATTTGTCTTCCTGGTCGGTTCTTCCGGCGCCGGCAAGACGACCCTCCTCAAGATGCTCTACCGCGAAGAGCGGCCGACCAGCGGTAAAGTGGTCGTCGACCGGGTCAATGTTGCCGAGCTAGATTCGAACCAGGTCCCCTTCCTCCGGCGGAACATCGGCGTCGTTTTCCAGGACTTTAAACTTCTCCCCAGGCGGACCGTTTACGAGAATGTCGCTTTTGCCCTCCGGGTGACCGGCGCGCCGCGTTCCACCATCAGGCGCAAAGCGATGCAATCTCTGGAACTGGTCAACATGCTCCGGCGGGCCAACGCCTTTCCGGACGAGCTGTCGGGCGGCGAGAAACAGCGGGTCTGCATCGCCCGGGCGATCGTCAATAACCCGCCGATCCTCCTGGCTGACGAGCCGACCGGCAACCTCGACCCGACCACTTCCTGGGAAATTTTGCAGCTCCTCGACAAGATCAACAAGCGGAACACCACCGTGGTCATCGCTACCCACAACAAGAGCATCGTCGACGAGATGAAACGGCGAGTGGTCGAACTGGAAGGGGGGCGGCTGGTGCGCGATCAGCAGCTCGGATCATACAATGTTTAG